From Calothrix sp. PCC 6303, a single genomic window includes:
- a CDS encoding Tab2/Atab2 family RNA-binding protein encodes MGTTWELDFYSRPILDENQKKVWELLLCESPKDSRTKVDSLFRYAQYCPSTEVNSAWLRTAIQEAISKAGEAPTRIRFFRRQMNNMITKACQDSGIPAQSSRRILVLHQWLQQRMDEVYPQEPGYQGGSNPSVRLDAPVPQRLPDALELENWAFVRLTAKDFLDMPEWEIGFGEGFPLELAQISDDTPISGVLIFSSRSLPLAAWMSGLELGYLKFDQSEGGRLLLETGATESWIVANIRNSQVINEAKNFEVAKQSANGVHFIGVQANPQSESFAGFWLLQEVTLP; translated from the coding sequence ATGGGAACAACTTGGGAACTTGATTTTTACTCGCGTCCAATTTTGGACGAAAACCAAAAAAAAGTATGGGAATTGCTACTGTGCGAAAGTCCGAAAGATTCCCGTACCAAAGTTGATTCGTTGTTCCGCTACGCTCAGTATTGCCCTAGTACCGAGGTAAACTCAGCGTGGTTGCGAACCGCAATTCAAGAGGCAATAAGCAAAGCAGGGGAAGCACCAACGCGGATCCGCTTTTTTCGTCGCCAAATGAATAATATGATTACTAAGGCTTGTCAAGATTCTGGGATTCCCGCACAATCAAGCCGTAGAATTTTGGTACTTCATCAATGGTTACAGCAGCGAATGGATGAGGTATATCCCCAAGAACCTGGGTACCAGGGAGGAAGTAACCCTTCGGTACGCTTAGATGCACCTGTTCCTCAACGCTTACCGGATGCTTTGGAGTTGGAAAATTGGGCTTTTGTGAGGCTAACAGCTAAGGATTTCCTCGATATGCCAGAGTGGGAAATTGGTTTTGGTGAAGGTTTTCCGCTGGAATTAGCGCAAATTTCCGATGATACACCCATTTCTGGAGTATTAATTTTTTCTTCCCGCTCACTACCTTTAGCAGCTTGGATGTCAGGTTTGGAGTTGGGTTACTTGAAATTTGATCAGAGTGAAGGTGGAAGATTGTTGTTAGAAACAGGTGCTACCGAAAGCTGGATTGTGGCGAATATTCGTAACTCACAAGTGATAAATGAGGCGAAAAATTTTGAAGTTGCCAAACAATCAGCAAATGGTGTGCATTTTATCGGAGTCCAGGCAAATCCCCAATCGGAATCTTTTGCAGGATTTTGGCTATTGCAAGAGGTCACTTTGCCGTAA
- a CDS encoding TldD/PmbA family protein: protein MESQNSQQDTLAEQLLELALKSGADAAEVYQSHSLSKPIFFEANRLKKLETSQAEGTALRLWCGGSPGLTVAYGEVEPQVLVERALALSQLNQPEPIELVRNSQPAYPDLGENVSVETLVGWGKEAIALIHEAHPDVICHGDWECDVETTRLVNTHGLNCSYTDTTLNCYLSAEWVRDEDFLCVSDGQTKRGDLYPEQVAQQIIQRLDWAKENVTPPSSGVPILFTSKAADMLWGTIQAALNGKHILERASPWAEKRGKLVTSSQLTLYQDPLAGPYSCPFDDEGTPTQPLILIEDGILQNFYCDRTTGRRLGINSTGNGFRPCLTSYPIPGLFNFLIVPSHTSLPELIHQLDDGLIIDQMLGDGSGLSGDFSINVDLGYRVQKGKVTGRIKDTMVSGNVYNALKQLVAIGSDADWNGSCYTPSLIVEGLSITSKKS, encoded by the coding sequence ATGGAGTCTCAAAACTCACAACAGGATACGCTAGCCGAACAGCTGTTGGAACTAGCGCTAAAATCGGGAGCAGATGCGGCTGAAGTATATCAGTCGCACTCACTTTCTAAACCAATATTTTTTGAAGCTAACCGTCTCAAGAAGTTAGAAACAAGCCAAGCTGAAGGTACAGCTTTGCGTCTTTGGTGTGGAGGAAGTCCTGGATTAACGGTGGCTTATGGGGAGGTTGAACCCCAAGTTTTGGTGGAAAGAGCCTTAGCTTTAAGCCAACTAAACCAACCGGAACCCATAGAACTGGTGCGTAATTCACAGCCTGCTTATCCTGATTTGGGAGAGAATGTCTCTGTTGAAACATTAGTGGGTTGGGGCAAAGAAGCGATCGCATTAATTCACGAAGCCCATCCAGATGTGATTTGTCACGGTGATTGGGAATGTGATGTAGAAACTACGCGCTTAGTTAACACTCATGGTTTAAATTGTTCCTACACAGATACAACTCTCAATTGCTATCTTTCCGCTGAGTGGGTAAGAGATGAAGATTTTTTATGCGTTTCTGATGGACAAACAAAACGTGGTGATTTATACCCCGAACAAGTAGCACAGCAAATTATCCAAAGGTTGGATTGGGCAAAGGAAAATGTCACACCTCCCAGCAGTGGTGTACCAATTTTGTTCACTTCCAAAGCCGCAGATATGCTGTGGGGAACAATTCAAGCAGCCCTCAATGGCAAACATATACTAGAACGAGCCTCTCCTTGGGCAGAAAAGAGGGGAAAATTAGTTACCTCTAGTCAACTCACTTTATACCAAGACCCCCTAGCAGGACCCTACAGTTGCCCCTTTGATGATGAAGGTACCCCCACTCAACCCCTGATATTAATTGAGGATGGAATCTTACAGAATTTTTATTGCGATCGCACAACCGGAAGAAGACTTGGTATAAATAGTACAGGGAATGGTTTTCGTCCCTGTCTAACTAGTTATCCCATACCCGGATTATTTAATTTTCTGATTGTTCCTAGCCACACATCTTTACCAGAATTGATTCACCAACTTGATGATGGCTTAATTATTGACCAAATGTTAGGTGATGGTAGTGGGCTTTCTGGTGATTTTTCCATTAATGTTGACTTAGGTTATCGCGTTCAAAAAGGCAAAGTCACAGGACGAATTAAAGATACAATGGTCTCAGGCAATGTCTACAATGCCCTAAAACAACTTGTGGCAATTGGCAGCGATGCCGATTGGAACGGTTCTTGTTATACTCCTTCTTTAATTGTTGAAGGACTTTCAATTACTAGTAAAAAATCTTAA
- the fabD gene encoding ACP S-malonyltransferase, with protein sequence MTKTAWVFPGQGSQALGMGIDLLELPQAKAKFEQAAEILGWSVIDICQNQEEKLSRTLYTQPCLYVVESLLVDALRQKEQPDLVAGHSLGEYIALYVAGVFEWSAGLRLVKRRAELMDAAAGGMMAAFIGFDRQQLDQAIAQTNDVVLANDNSAAQVVISGTPEAVKSVISQVKAKRAIPLNVSGAFHSPLMSPAATEFEEVLSSVAFLPANIPVASNVDPTPSIDSEILKQRLIQQMTGSVRWREISLALPENNISRVVEIGPGNVLTGLIKRTCPDLSLINIRNMDDFKKFVSV encoded by the coding sequence ATGACTAAAACCGCATGGGTATTTCCCGGACAAGGTTCCCAAGCTTTGGGAATGGGAATTGATTTGCTTGAACTACCTCAAGCTAAAGCCAAATTTGAACAAGCCGCAGAAATTCTCGGCTGGTCAGTGATTGATATCTGCCAGAATCAGGAAGAAAAATTATCGCGCACACTATACACCCAACCCTGCTTATATGTGGTGGAAAGTTTGTTGGTAGATGCTTTGCGTCAAAAAGAGCAGCCCGATTTAGTAGCTGGACATAGCTTAGGTGAATATATTGCCTTGTATGTAGCTGGTGTATTTGAATGGTCAGCAGGACTACGTTTAGTAAAACGTCGTGCGGAATTAATGGACGCTGCCGCAGGGGGAATGATGGCGGCATTTATTGGTTTTGATCGGCAACAATTGGATCAAGCGATCGCACAAACCAACGATGTGGTATTAGCTAATGATAATAGTGCTGCTCAAGTTGTCATATCTGGCACCCCGGAAGCTGTAAAATCAGTAATTTCCCAAGTTAAAGCCAAACGAGCAATTCCCTTAAACGTCTCTGGAGCATTCCATTCCCCCCTCATGTCACCTGCCGCTACAGAATTTGAAGAAGTCCTTTCCTCGGTAGCATTTTTACCTGCAAATATTCCAGTTGCATCCAATGTTGATCCAACACCATCAATAGATTCCGAGATTTTAAAGCAACGTCTGATTCAACAAATGACGGGTAGTGTTCGCTGGCGAGAAATTAGCCTCGCTTTACCTGAAAATAATATTAGCCGTGTCGTGGAAATTGGTCCAGGGAATGTGTTGACAGGGTTAATCAAACGAACTTGTCCAGATTTAAGTTTGATTAATATCCGGAACATGGATGATTTCAAGAAGTTTGTGTCAGTTTAA
- the plsX gene encoding phosphate acyltransferase PlsX — protein MGSTGVRIAIDAMGGDRAPGEIVAGALRAREELGVDILLVGDPQQIEAVLPPKTNLTQVEIVPAEDAIAMDEEPLHAIRRKPKASINVSMSLVKQGKADAVISAGHSGAAMAAALLRLGRLPGIDRPAIGAVFPTLVASKQVLILDVGANVDCRPKFLEQFAIMGSVYSEFVLGIPQPKVGLLNIGEEDCKGNDAAVRTHQLLRENSQISFAGNAEGRDVLSGDFDVIVCDGFVGNVLLKFAEAVGSVMLQIIREELPQGVRGKVGAAILKPNLKRIKQRMDHAEHGGALLLGVDGICVISHGSSQAPSIFNAIRMAKEAVDNQVLQRIQSQYQSLQRESS, from the coding sequence ATGGGATCGACTGGTGTACGGATCGCAATAGATGCAATGGGAGGAGATCGCGCACCCGGTGAAATCGTGGCTGGCGCTCTGCGGGCACGGGAAGAATTGGGTGTCGATATTTTGTTGGTGGGTGATCCTCAACAAATTGAAGCTGTTTTGCCGCCTAAGACAAATTTGACTCAAGTTGAGATCGTTCCAGCAGAGGATGCGATCGCAATGGATGAGGAGCCTTTACACGCCATTAGGCGTAAACCCAAAGCTTCCATCAATGTGTCAATGAGTTTGGTAAAACAAGGTAAAGCTGATGCAGTCATTTCTGCTGGTCACTCTGGCGCAGCAATGGCAGCGGCACTACTACGTTTGGGTAGATTGCCGGGAATTGATCGTCCGGCAATTGGGGCTGTTTTTCCGACACTGGTTGCTAGCAAGCAAGTTCTCATACTTGATGTGGGTGCCAATGTCGATTGCCGACCCAAATTTTTGGAGCAATTCGCCATCATGGGGTCAGTATATAGTGAATTTGTCCTGGGTATTCCCCAACCAAAGGTAGGTTTGCTCAATATTGGTGAAGAAGACTGTAAAGGTAATGATGCAGCGGTTCGCACTCATCAACTGTTACGGGAAAATTCCCAAATTTCCTTTGCTGGAAACGCTGAGGGACGGGATGTACTTTCCGGTGACTTTGATGTCATTGTCTGCGATGGCTTTGTGGGCAATGTACTGTTGAAGTTCGCCGAAGCTGTTGGAAGTGTAATGTTGCAAATTATTCGTGAAGAATTACCCCAAGGTGTCCGGGGTAAAGTCGGCGCGGCAATTTTAAAACCCAATTTGAAGCGAATAAAACAACGTATGGATCATGCCGAACATGGAGGGGCACTACTTCTAGGTGTTGATGGCATTTGTGTTATTAGTCATGGGAGTTCCCAAGCTCCTTCGATTTTTAACGCGATTCGCATGGCAAAAGAAGCAGTGGATAACCAGGTATTGCAACGAATTCAATCGCAATATCAAAGCCTACAACGGGAAAGCAGTTAG
- a CDS encoding ATP-binding sensor histidine kinase: MTTVSIAGYHLSEQLYNGSRILVYRGIRQADLLPVVIKLLKNSCPSFTELVQFRNQYTITKNLNSPLIVQTYSLETYQNGYMLVMEDFGGISLDNFAQLKTAQTICLQEFLEIAIALCDALDILYKEGIIHKDIKPSNILINPETKEVKLIDFSIASLLPRETQTLTNPNVLEGTLSYISPEQTGRMNRGIDYRTDFYSLGVTFYELLTGKLPFRSKNAMELIHCHIAKKPPLVHEINSQVPSVISKLVSKLMEKNAEDRYQSALSLKFDLNNCLVQLKETGKIKSFEIAQNDVCDRLIISDKLYGREAEIENLLQASERVSLGATEMMLVAGFSGIGKTAVVNEVYKPILRQQGYFIKGKYDQFNRNIPFSGFVQAFRDLIKQLLTENDARIYAWKTKILDAVGENGQLIIEIVPELEIIIGKQPSVIELPGTAAQNRFHLLLQKFTQVFTSKEHPLVIFLDDLQWADSASLNLMQLLMAHTTHLFLIGAYRDNEVTPTHPLMLSLNEIAKTKAIINTIALSPLNQTQINKLVADTLNFSEELAWDLSQLISQKTQGNPFFATQCLKALYQDKLIQFNFEIGCWECDVTQITQQSATDDVVDFMAFQLRRLPSSTQEVLQLAACIGNQFDLATLAIISKQSQTETAACLWKALQEGLILPTGDIYKFYIGQESQLVNQEISQNVTYKFLHDRIQQAAYSLIPEEHKQLTHLSIGQLLLANTHQTRQDEQIFEIVNQLNHGISSIDLLPQHQQYAQLNLRAARKAKESTAYITALHYLNYGMEWLTTNGWDIDADLMHRLHEEAAEVALLNCDFEQMESLSQKVLQRTNSLLQQVKIYEIKLQAYQVQNRQLQAITTGREILEKLGVTLPESVTPLESQQQVESTLASLSDQAIANLANLPKMQDLNAVAALRIMIRLVPSIHQAAPQLFPSIACQQVNLSLKYGNSPFSAPGYADFGIVVGTVLNQLETAYQFGQLALHIMDEFSEKSVQSMVQFKVAAFNQSNRQNIRQAIDLLKKSYQVALETGDSVHALVSTSFRLFYTYLSGTDDLENLSKEVEIYQSKFLTSQHFLSWAHIISWSIKNFTLAENSSCLGSDLNDEKHHLSILIQENDELALHLFFLSKLILSYSFGDISLAIQDADQGAKYIKAGIGMPSAPVYYYYDSLTRLSLYTQVDFLQQEKLLSQVEENQKKLSIYAEAAPMNYQHKYYLVEAVRYQILDNKLATIEYYDLTIKLAHENGFIQDEALGNELACKFYLNWGKEKVAAGYIQEAYYCYLKWGAKAKINNLEKSYPQLLKAILEQPRINLNPWETISSFVFGQTPTSTDRLSTSSSSISGILDFASILKAAQTISGSIELDELVTNLTKIILENSGAKKSIVILPQNNNWEVKAITLLDNESNSQELVKTILSSQSIDTCQEIPQQIINYVKNTQQILVIDNCQTDISGLMGEYMLQHQPKSVLCIPIMNQGHLVGIIYLENKITSGVFTQERQQIISLLSSQIAISLENAQLYSNLQSSEARFLHLAENAPGMIYQFQLSPDGIPKFNYVSSGCYEIYEILPEQAVRDANKLILLTHPEDIAYFQESVAISAQTLQPWQYQGRITTPSGQLKWIQAVSRPIKQSDGTIIWDGLLLDITERKQAEAAIQEKSQELENALQDLQQAQLQIIQSEKMSALGNLVAGIAHEMNNPLGFISATLKQAKPTIADVVEHLKLYQENLPNPNVEIIQHAEEIDLDYSLEDLPKMINTMLTACERLKNISTSLRTFSRADQDYKVPFNIHEGIDSTILILKHRLKANEQRPAIEVTTVYGDLPQIQCFPGQLNQVFMNILANAVDALDEVNIGRRFEEIKENPNRITIKTFVENNYVKISIDDNGKGMSESVIQKIFDHLFTTKAVGKGTGLGLAIARQIIETNHGGNLICNSVLGNGTEFLIEIPL; encoded by the coding sequence ATGACTACAGTGAGTATTGCCGGATATCACCTCAGTGAACAACTTTACAACGGTTCCAGAATTCTAGTTTATCGAGGGATTAGACAGGCTGATTTATTACCTGTGGTTATTAAACTACTGAAAAATTCTTGTCCCAGCTTTACCGAACTGGTGCAGTTTCGCAATCAATATACCATTACCAAAAACCTCAACTCACCTCTAATCGTCCAAACCTACAGCCTAGAAACTTATCAAAATGGCTATATGTTGGTGATGGAAGACTTTGGGGGGATTTCTCTCGACAATTTTGCCCAGTTAAAGACTGCACAAACAATCTGTTTACAGGAATTTTTAGAGATTGCGATCGCACTCTGCGACGCGTTGGATATTCTCTATAAAGAGGGCATTATTCATAAAGATATTAAACCCAGCAATATTTTAATTAACCCCGAAACTAAAGAGGTTAAATTAATTGACTTTAGTATTGCATCTCTCCTCCCACGGGAAACTCAAACCCTAACCAATCCTAATGTACTAGAAGGGACGTTAAGCTATATATCTCCTGAGCAAACTGGACGGATGAACCGGGGGATTGACTATCGTACAGATTTCTATTCTTTGGGGGTGACTTTTTACGAATTATTGACTGGAAAATTACCATTTCGGTCAAAAAATGCGATGGAATTAATACATTGCCACATTGCCAAAAAGCCGCCATTAGTGCATGAGATTAACTCACAAGTTCCATCTGTAATCTCAAAACTTGTCAGCAAATTGATGGAAAAAAATGCTGAAGACCGCTATCAAAGCGCCTTGAGTTTAAAATTTGACTTAAATAATTGTTTAGTTCAACTAAAGGAAACTGGCAAAATTAAGAGCTTTGAAATTGCCCAGAATGATGTATGCGATCGGCTGATTATTTCTGATAAGCTTTATGGACGAGAAGCCGAAATAGAAAACCTACTCCAAGCATCTGAAAGAGTTAGTCTTGGTGCAACTGAAATGATGTTGGTAGCTGGGTTTTCTGGGATTGGTAAAACTGCGGTCGTTAATGAAGTTTATAAACCTATTTTGCGGCAACAAGGTTATTTTATTAAAGGCAAATATGACCAATTTAATCGAAACATTCCCTTTTCCGGATTTGTTCAAGCTTTCCGTGATTTAATCAAGCAACTGCTGACAGAAAATGATGCCCGAATTTATGCGTGGAAAACGAAAATATTAGATGCTGTTGGTGAAAATGGTCAGTTAATAATTGAAATCGTCCCGGAGTTAGAAATAATTATTGGCAAGCAACCATCTGTTATAGAACTACCCGGAACTGCCGCCCAAAACCGATTTCATTTATTACTTCAAAAGTTCACCCAAGTCTTTACAAGTAAAGAACATCCATTAGTGATATTTTTAGATGATTTGCAATGGGCAGATTCTGCATCATTAAATTTAATGCAATTATTAATGGCTCATACAACACATCTATTTTTAATTGGTGCATATCGTGATAATGAAGTCACCCCGACACATCCATTAATGTTGAGCTTGAATGAAATTGCCAAAACAAAAGCAATTATTAATACCATTGCTTTATCACCCCTAAATCAAACACAAATAAATAAACTAGTTGCTGATACACTTAATTTTTCAGAAGAATTAGCATGGGATCTTTCTCAACTCATATCTCAAAAAACTCAAGGCAATCCATTTTTTGCTACCCAGTGTCTCAAAGCATTGTATCAAGATAAGCTAATTCAATTTAACTTTGAGATAGGGTGTTGGGAATGTGACGTTACACAGATAACTCAGCAATCAGCTACAGATGATGTGGTTGACTTTATGGCATTTCAATTACGCAGATTACCCTCGTCAACTCAAGAGGTTTTGCAATTAGCTGCTTGTATTGGTAATCAGTTTGATTTAGCTACTTTAGCAATTATTTCTAAACAATCACAAACAGAAACCGCAGCTTGTTTATGGAAAGCCTTACAAGAAGGTCTGATTTTGCCAACTGGTGATATTTATAAATTTTATATAGGGCAAGAAAGTCAATTAGTTAATCAAGAGATTTCTCAAAATGTGACATACAAATTTCTACATGATCGCATTCAACAAGCTGCTTATTCTTTGATTCCAGAGGAACACAAACAACTGACTCATCTCAGCATTGGACAACTTCTGTTGGCAAATACTCATCAAACACGACAAGATGAGCAAATTTTTGAAATCGTTAATCAGTTAAATCATGGTATTTCGTCGATTGATTTACTCCCTCAGCATCAACAATATGCTCAATTAAACCTCAGAGCGGCTCGTAAAGCAAAAGAATCAACTGCCTATATTACGGCACTACATTACCTTAATTATGGAATGGAATGGCTAACAACTAATGGTTGGGATATTGATGCTGATTTAATGCATAGATTACACGAAGAAGCCGCAGAAGTTGCATTACTCAATTGTGATTTTGAACAGATGGAATCTTTAAGTCAGAAGGTATTGCAGCGTACCAACAGCTTACTTCAACAAGTAAAAATATATGAGATTAAACTCCAAGCATATCAGGTACAAAACAGACAGCTACAGGCAATTACAACCGGAAGGGAGATTCTTGAGAAATTAGGAGTGACTTTACCTGAGTCTGTTACCCCTTTAGAAAGTCAGCAACAAGTAGAAAGCACATTAGCATCTTTATCTGATCAAGCGATCGCTAACCTGGCAAACTTACCAAAAATGCAGGATCTAAATGCTGTAGCCGCTTTACGGATTATGATTAGACTTGTCCCATCCATCCACCAAGCTGCTCCCCAACTCTTTCCTAGCATTGCTTGTCAACAAGTTAATTTGTCACTGAAATATGGTAACTCACCCTTCTCTGCACCCGGTTATGCAGATTTTGGCATTGTTGTCGGTACCGTCCTAAATCAGTTGGAGACAGCCTATCAATTTGGGCAGTTAGCACTTCACATCATGGACGAATTTTCGGAAAAATCTGTCCAAAGTATGGTTCAGTTTAAAGTCGCTGCATTCAACCAATCAAATAGACAAAATATCCGACAGGCTATAGATTTGTTGAAAAAGTCCTATCAGGTGGCATTAGAAACAGGTGACTCAGTTCATGCTCTTGTTTCCACTTCATTTAGACTATTCTACACATATTTAAGCGGCACAGATGATTTAGAGAACTTATCCAAAGAAGTAGAAATTTACCAATCAAAATTTTTAACAAGCCAGCATTTTTTATCTTGGGCACATATTATTAGTTGGTCGATTAAAAATTTCACATTAGCTGAAAATTCAAGTTGTCTTGGCAGTGATCTCAATGACGAAAAACACCACTTGTCGATACTTATCCAAGAAAATGACGAACTGGCACTTCATCTATTTTTTCTGAGTAAGTTAATACTTAGCTACTCATTTGGAGATATTTCTCTTGCAATTCAGGATGCAGATCAAGGAGCAAAATATATTAAAGCAGGTATTGGGATGCCTTCTGCACCTGTCTACTATTATTATGACTCATTAACTCGTCTCAGTCTTTATACTCAAGTGGATTTTTTACAACAAGAAAAACTGCTTTCCCAAGTTGAAGAAAATCAGAAAAAACTCAGTATCTACGCTGAGGCTGCACCAATGAATTATCAACACAAATACTATCTGGTAGAGGCAGTTAGATATCAGATTTTAGATAATAAGTTAGCCACAATCGAATACTACGATCTCACTATTAAACTTGCCCACGAAAATGGCTTTATTCAGGATGAAGCTTTAGGAAACGAACTGGCTTGCAAATTTTATCTCAATTGGGGCAAAGAAAAAGTCGCCGCAGGCTATATACAAGAGGCTTACTATTGCTATCTAAAATGGGGGGCAAAAGCCAAAATTAATAACTTAGAAAAATCCTATCCTCAACTACTTAAAGCCATCTTAGAGCAGCCACGAATTAACCTCAATCCTTGGGAAACAATTTCTAGCTTTGTCTTTGGTCAGACACCCACATCTACTGATAGATTAAGTACTAGTAGCAGCAGTATTTCTGGTATTTTAGATTTTGCTTCCATCCTCAAAGCCGCTCAAACAATTTCTGGCAGTATTGAATTAGATGAACTCGTCACCAATCTCACCAAAATTATCTTAGAAAACTCTGGAGCAAAAAAATCTATAGTAATTCTTCCCCAAAATAACAACTGGGAAGTTAAAGCTATTACCTTGCTTGATAACGAATCAAATTCTCAAGAACTAGTCAAAACTATCCTTTCATCACAATCAATAGATACTTGTCAAGAAATTCCTCAGCAAATCATCAATTACGTTAAAAATACTCAACAAATATTAGTTATTGATAATTGCCAAACAGATATTTCTGGGTTAATGGGAGAATATATGCTCCAACATCAACCCAAGAGTGTACTGTGTATACCTATTATGAACCAGGGACATCTAGTAGGAATTATATACTTAGAAAATAAAATCACCTCTGGAGTGTTTACTCAGGAACGTCAGCAAATTATTAGCCTACTTTCATCTCAAATTGCCATTTCCCTAGAAAATGCCCAGCTATATAGTAATTTACAGTCAAGTGAAGCCCGCTTTCTACACCTTGCAGAAAATGCTCCTGGGATGATTTACCAGTTCCAACTTTCTCCGGATGGTATCCCTAAATTTAACTATGTCAGTTCTGGATGCTATGAAATTTATGAAATTTTACCGGAACAAGCAGTTAGAGACGCAAATAAACTAATATTATTGACTCATCCTGAAGACATAGCATATTTTCAAGAGTCTGTAGCCATTTCTGCTCAAACCTTACAACCTTGGCAATACCAAGGACGTATTACTACCCCTTCGGGTCAATTAAAATGGATTCAAGCTGTATCTCGTCCCATCAAACAAAGTGATGGCACAATCATCTGGGATGGACTGTTATTAGATATTACAGAACGCAAACAAGCAGAGGCAGCAATTCAAGAAAAATCTCAAGAATTAGAAAATGCATTGCAGGATTTACAACAGGCACAATTACAAATTATTCAAAGTGAAAAAATGTCTGCACTCGGTAATTTAGTTGCCGGGATAGCACATGAAATGAATAATCCCCTGGGGTTTATATCTGCAACCCTTAAACAAGCTAAACCTACTATTGCTGATGTAGTAGAGCATTTAAAACTATATCAAGAGAATTTGCCAAATCCTAATGTAGAAATTATTCAACATGCTGAAGAAATCGACTTGGATTATAGCTTAGAGGACTTGCCGAAAATGATTAATACAATGCTAACGGCATGTGAAAGATTAAAAAATATCAGTACTAGTTTAAGAACTTTCTCCCGCGCCGATCAAGATTACAAAGTACCATTTAATATCCACGAAGGTATTGATAGTACAATTTTAATTCTCAAACATCGCCTAAAAGCTAACGAACAACGTCCAGCTATCGAAGTAACAACAGTTTATGGTGATTTACCTCAAATTCAATGCTTTCCTGGACAATTAAACCAGGTATTCATGAATATTTTAGCCAATGCTGTTGATGCTTTGGATGAAGTAAATATAGGACGTAGGTTTGAGGAAATAAAAGAAAATCCTAACAGGATTACAATTAAGACATTTGTAGAAAATAATTATGTCAAAATTTCAATTGATGATAATGGTAAAGGAATGAGTGAATCTGTTATACAGAAAATTTTCGACCACTTATTTACTACGAAAGCAGTTGGTAAAGGTACTGGATTGGGATTAGCGATCGCACGACAAATTATTGAAACAAACCACGGTGGTAATTTGATTTGTAATTCTGTTTTAGGAAATGGTACTGAATTTCTAATTGAGATTCCACTGTAG
- a CDS encoding beta-ketoacyl-ACP synthase 3, with translation MQNTGIAIIGSGSAVPTACLSNQAMMDLVDTSDEWIKTRTGISQRHIAAAGATLSALATDASRNAIAMAGISASDIDLILLTTSTPDDLFGSACQIQAALGADKAVAFDLTAACSGFLFGLVTAAQYIKTGVFQNVLLIGADVLSRWVDWQDRGTCVLFGDGAGAVVMQANSSDRLLGFKLKSDGSQNHYLNLSYAADSQELTPGVTVSKGAYQAITMNGKEVYRFAVQSVPEVIDKALFNAQISTEQVDWLLLHQANQRILDAVAQRLDIPKHKVISNLAQYGNTSAASIPLALDEAVRAGKIQNNDIIAASGFGAGLTWGAAIFRWGR, from the coding sequence GTGCAAAATACAGGAATAGCAATCATTGGCAGTGGTTCAGCAGTACCCACTGCTTGTTTAAGTAACCAGGCAATGATGGATTTGGTTGATACATCAGATGAGTGGATTAAAACACGCACAGGTATCAGCCAAAGGCATATAGCAGCAGCGGGTGCCACCTTAAGCGCCCTGGCTACCGATGCCAGCCGGAATGCGATCGCTATGGCGGGAATCTCGGCTAGCGACATTGATTTAATTTTATTGACAACTTCCACCCCCGATGATTTATTCGGGAGTGCCTGCCAAATTCAAGCTGCTTTGGGAGCAGATAAAGCTGTTGCCTTCGACTTAACAGCAGCTTGCTCTGGTTTTCTATTTGGGTTGGTGACAGCTGCCCAATATATCAAAACTGGAGTTTTCCAAAATGTTTTGTTAATTGGTGCAGATGTACTCTCTCGCTGGGTAGATTGGCAAGATCGGGGTACTTGTGTACTGTTTGGTGATGGTGCGGGCGCTGTGGTGATGCAGGCAAATTCAAGCGATCGCTTATTGGGTTTTAAGCTCAAAAGTGATGGTAGCCAAAATCATTACCTGAATTTGAGCTATGCCGCTGACAGCCAGGAATTAACCCCAGGTGTGACAGTTAGTAAGGGCGCTTATCAAGCAATCACCATGAATGGCAAGGAAGTTTACCGCTTTGCTGTTCAATCTGTCCCAGAAGTGATCGACAAAGCATTATTTAATGCCCAAATCAGCACCGAGCAAGTCGATTGGCTGTTATTACATCAAGCAAATCAACGCATCCTTGATGCTGTTGCCCAGCGGTTGGATATTCCCAAACACAAGGTAATTAGCAATCTTGCCCAATATGGCAACACCTCCGCAGCCTCCATCCCCTTGGCATTAGATGAGGCTGTACGGGCTGGCAAAATCCAGAATAATGACATCATCGCTGCCTCCGGATTCGGGGCTGGCTTAACTTGGGGTGCAGCAATTTTTAGATGGGGAAGATAA